Genomic window (Methyloprofundus sp.):
CAGGAGGAATCATATCCATAATTTCATGTTTTCTTTCTGGGTATTTTTGTCCAATGGATTCGGGAACGTCAGACTCAAATAATTCACCTGCTTTCAGAGCTTCAGATAAGTTCATCATGCTGCTTTCAGGTGTTGGGTATTTAAAGGTAATGCCAGAGTCTTTTTTAATTCCCACTAAAAATAAACGTTCTCTTTTTTGAGGTACTTTATGAAATGCGGCTTTTAGTACTTTCGGTGTTAAAACGTCATAGCCTAAGCCTTCTAAAATTTCCACCATAGAGTGTAATGTTGCTCCTTTATCATGAGACAAAAGTCCTCGAACATTTTCACCAACGCAAATTAAGGGCTGTACTTCTTGTACGGTTCTTGCAAATTCATAAAACAATGTTCCTCTAGCATCATCTAGCCCTCGCTTTTTACCTGCATAGCTGAAGGACTGGCAAGGGAAGCCGCCAGTAACAACGTCAATTTTCCCTTGAAATTCTGTAAATGACTGTTCTCTAATATCACCTTCTATAACATTCCAGTGAGGTCTATTTTTCTTTAATGTTTTACATGCCCAAGGGTCAATTTCATTGAGTAAATGGCATGATAAACCTGCTTTTTCTAACCCTAGAGCCATGCCGCCAGCTCCTGCAAATAATTCTAATACGGAGTAAGGTTTTATAGCTGAGTTATAAGCCGTGCTATTTTCCTTAACTTCATTTGTGGGGCTGGTATTTATATATTCATCTAATAGTTCAGGTGAATATGCCCTATAATTATTAGGCATTCTAGTTGGTGTTAATATACCGTTGTCATCCCACCGTCTAAGAGTTTGTTTGGAAACTGATAATAAATCGGCGGTTTCAGCTAAAGAGTAGTAATTTTTCATGGTAATGCTATTCAACGTTATACATGGTTATTTATTTTATAGGGATTTAAGGTATGGATCAAGGTGAAAAAGAGAAGATTTTAAAGAAAGCTAAAATCTGGTTTAAAGCAAGTATTGCCGAAAATCACATAAAGAATACTAAAAAGTTAGTCAATGCATCTAAATTTGATATTAATCCATTTTTAGCGGTTTACTTATCTAACTTTTTAACTGGCAATACTGAGCCAGAAAGTATTGCAAAGGCTTTGTTATACCCTCGCATATTAGGCACATCGATAACAACCTCTTTTGGCACAAATATTCAAAAATTTACCAATGAAGTTTTATCTTCTTTTG
Coding sequences:
- a CDS encoding DNA (cytosine-5)-methyltransferase 1 — its product is MKNYYSLAETADLLSVSKQTLRRWDDNGILTPTRMPNNYRAYSPELLDEYINTSPTNEVKENSTAYNSAIKPYSVLELFAGAGGMALGLEKAGLSCHLLNEIDPWACKTLKKNRPHWNVIEGDIREQSFTEFQGKIDVVTGGFPCQSFSYAGKKRGLDDARGTLFYEFARTVQEVQPLICVGENVRGLLSHDKGATLHSMVEILEGLGYDVLTPKVLKAAFHKVPQKRERLFLVGIKKDSGITFKYPTPESSMMNLSEALKAGELFESDVPESIGQKYPERKHEIMDMIPPGGYWRDLPEDVQKEYMLKSYYLGGGKTGMARRISWNEPCLTLTTSPAQKQTERCHPDYTRPFQTREYARIQTFPDSWAFEGSMNQVYKQIGNAVPVNLAFALGQEIVKSLNAYTVEQELRHKYNTLQPEHSTA